A genome region from Bradyrhizobium commune includes the following:
- a CDS encoding saccharopine dehydrogenase family protein: protein MSSAKFDIVVYGATGFTGQLVAEYLAAHYKNDKQLKWAMAGRSLDKLKSVRDAIGAPADTPLIVADASDAASLKAMVAQTRSVITTVGPYQFYGEALLEACVAGGADYLDLCGEPVWMRQMIDKHEAAAKASGARIMFSCGYDSVPFELGTFFVQEEAKRVFGVPAPRVKGRVRDMRGTLSGGTAASAKATFDAVAKDLSLVAILNDHFALTPGFAGPKQPKGNRAAYEEDLQSWAAPFMMALINTRNVHRSNMLMGFPYGREFVYDEMVLTGPGDKGEANAKRVMAVNAEKTGPNAPKPGEGPSKEEQEKGLFNLLYVAIAPDGRQVRAGVTGDRDPGYGSTSKMISECAICLLRDADDVPGGIWTPGAAMQHKLIKRLVEHAGLTFAVES from the coding sequence ATGAGCTCTGCGAAATTCGACATCGTCGTCTATGGCGCGACCGGTTTCACCGGTCAGCTCGTCGCCGAATATCTGGCGGCCCATTACAAGAACGACAAGCAGCTCAAATGGGCGATGGCCGGCCGCAGCCTCGACAAGCTGAAATCCGTGCGCGACGCGATCGGCGCGCCCGCCGATACGCCGCTGATCGTGGCGGATGCCTCCGATGCGGCGTCGCTGAAGGCGATGGTGGCGCAGACCAGGTCGGTGATCACGACGGTCGGGCCGTATCAATTCTACGGCGAGGCGCTGCTCGAGGCCTGCGTTGCCGGCGGCGCGGATTATCTTGACCTCTGTGGCGAGCCGGTCTGGATGCGACAGATGATCGACAAGCACGAGGCAGCTGCCAAGGCGAGCGGCGCGCGCATCATGTTTTCGTGCGGCTATGATTCCGTGCCGTTCGAGCTCGGTACGTTCTTCGTGCAGGAAGAGGCCAAGCGGGTGTTTGGTGTACCGGCCCCGCGCGTGAAGGGGCGCGTGCGCGACATGCGCGGGACGCTGTCAGGCGGAACCGCAGCAAGTGCAAAAGCGACCTTCGACGCGGTCGCCAAGGATCTGAGCCTTGTCGCCATTCTCAACGACCATTTTGCGCTGACGCCGGGGTTCGCCGGGCCGAAGCAGCCGAAGGGCAACAGGGCGGCCTATGAGGAGGACCTGCAATCCTGGGCCGCGCCGTTCATGATGGCGCTGATCAACACGCGCAACGTCCATCGCTCCAACATGCTGATGGGCTTTCCCTACGGCCGCGAGTTCGTCTACGACGAGATGGTTTTGACCGGCCCCGGCGACAAGGGCGAGGCCAATGCGAAGCGGGTGATGGCCGTCAACGCCGAGAAGACCGGCCCGAATGCGCCAAAGCCGGGTGAGGGGCCGTCAAAGGAAGAGCAGGAGAAAGGCCTCTTCAATCTGCTTTATGTCGCGATCGCGCCCGACGGCCGCCAGGTCCGTGCCGGCGTCACCGGCGACCGCGATCCCGGCTACGGCTCGACCTCGAAGATGATCTCGGAATGCGCGATCTGCCTGTTGCGTGACGCAGACGACGTCCCCGGCGGAATCTGGACGCCGGGCGCGGCGATGCAGCACAAGCTGATCAAGCGGCTGGTCGAGCATGCCGGGCTGACGTTCGCTGTAGAGAGCTAG
- a CDS encoding glycosyltransferase family 4 protein: MPPSPDQPLRILHAVRAPVGGIFRHILDLANGQADRGHHVGILADSLTGGERAEKALAELAPRLKLGVHRLAIRREPSPDDFLVWLRMRRLIGKLKPDVMHGHGAKAGAFVRMRRRSDDTIRIYTPHGGSLHYPLHTFKGEFYARLERTLMDATDLFLFESAFARDTYQRIVGTPKGVVHCVFNGVTPEEFEPVVTAEDATDLAYVGEFRHIKGADLLVDAVARLHANGRKVTLTLGGDGEETATLKAQVEKLGLGGAIRFIGHVKARHGFSKGRLLVVPSRGDSMPYVVIEAGAAGIPMIAARVGGIPEIFGAESPALFAASNADAMAEAIASALDNPQGTAQRASSLRQRISSHFSQQAMVDGVLAGYRDAFANH; the protein is encoded by the coding sequence ATGCCCCCGTCTCCCGACCAGCCGCTTCGCATCCTGCACGCCGTGCGTGCGCCCGTCGGCGGCATCTTCCGGCACATCCTTGATCTCGCCAACGGCCAGGCCGATCGCGGCCATCATGTCGGCATTCTCGCCGACAGCCTCACCGGTGGCGAGCGCGCCGAGAAGGCGCTTGCAGAGCTTGCGCCGCGCCTGAAGCTCGGCGTGCACCGGCTCGCGATCCGCCGCGAGCCGTCGCCGGACGATTTTCTGGTGTGGCTTCGAATGCGCCGACTGATCGGCAAGCTCAAACCCGACGTCATGCACGGCCACGGCGCCAAGGCCGGTGCCTTCGTCCGCATGCGACGCCGCTCCGACGACACCATCCGCATCTACACGCCGCATGGCGGCTCGCTGCATTATCCGCTGCACACTTTCAAGGGCGAGTTCTACGCGCGGCTCGAACGCACGCTGATGGACGCGACCGACCTGTTCCTGTTCGAAAGCGCCTTTGCCCGCGACACCTATCAGCGCATCGTCGGCACGCCCAAGGGTGTGGTGCATTGCGTCTTCAACGGCGTCACGCCCGAGGAATTCGAGCCGGTCGTCACCGCCGAGGATGCCACCGATCTCGCTTATGTCGGCGAGTTCAGGCACATCAAGGGTGCCGATCTCCTGGTCGATGCGGTGGCGCGGCTGCATGCAAATGGCAGAAAAGTGACGCTGACGCTCGGCGGCGACGGCGAAGAGACCGCGACGCTGAAGGCGCAGGTCGAGAAGCTCGGCCTTGGCGGCGCGATCCGCTTCATCGGCCACGTCAAGGCGCGCCATGGCTTTTCCAAGGGGCGGCTGCTGGTCGTGCCCTCGCGCGGCGATTCCATGCCCTATGTGGTGATCGAGGCCGGCGCGGCCGGCATTCCCATGATCGCGGCCCGCGTCGGCGGCATCCCCGAGATTTTCGGCGCCGAGAGCCCGGCCCTGTTCGCGGCGAGCAATGCTGACGCCATGGCCGAGGCCATCGCTTCCGCGCTCGACAATCCGCAAGGGACCGCGCAGCGGGCGTCATCGCTGCGTCAGCGGATCTCGTCGCATTTCTCGCAGCAGGCGATGGTCGACGGCGTGCTCGCGGGTTACCGCGATGCATTCGCAAATCATTAA
- a CDS encoding GumC family protein, with amino-acid sequence MRLAFWRAGKNSAVVERAVSKPKIEPKAEARPAAAAAKQASVESGDIDLHALGGALARKRSWIIVPTVLALVASVAVVNLITPRYKSESRILIDGRENVFLRPSSDRSTEERQALDPEAVTSQVQLVLSRDLAREIIKKNKLAERPEFDPVLQGISPLKSLAALVGIGRDPFSMTPEERVLDAYYDRLQAYAVDKSRVIVVEFQSADPDLAARVANSIADGYLVLQQNARQDQARSASQWLSGEIENLRKKVSDAEAKVEDFRSKSSLFVGTNNTTLSNQQMGEVNTQLNNARSMKADAESRARLIREMLQSGKPIEASEVVNSELMRRLSEQRVTLRAQLAEQSSTLLGNHPRIKELKAQLGDLDGQIRDEAAKISRSLESDARIAAGRVDGLTASLEQLKKQATSTNGQDVQLRALDREAKAQRDLLETYLAKYREANTRETIDTAPTEGRIISRAIVSNTPAYPKKLPIVLIATLATLLLSSGLVVTGELLRQTAPRAVATLTPAVVRQKPAVEEPVADAVEIEPVPLQPDMTANADVSEFAEIGQLAESLKAAGSAAKKVTVLGTASGDAITLSALTLARHLARDARVVVVDLAASSPAIAAVSVDATSPGLAELMQGEASFAQIITRDKLSRLHLVMAGRPGFDRSLLQSPRVTLAIDALLRAYDHVLIDAGSASDLPAELLTSGARAVVVPDASMAPDARTLMCEQLKAVGFSEVTMLSRPVQPSDAGEPTPRVVAA; translated from the coding sequence ATGCGTTTGGCGTTCTGGCGTGCCGGTAAGAACAGCGCGGTGGTCGAGCGGGCTGTTTCGAAGCCGAAGATCGAGCCGAAGGCTGAAGCAAGGCCTGCGGCCGCTGCCGCCAAACAGGCGTCGGTCGAATCCGGTGACATCGATCTGCACGCGCTCGGCGGCGCGCTGGCACGCAAGCGCAGCTGGATTATCGTGCCGACGGTGCTGGCCCTCGTCGCGTCCGTCGCTGTCGTCAATCTCATCACGCCGCGCTACAAATCCGAGTCGCGCATCCTGATCGACGGCCGCGAGAACGTATTCCTGCGGCCGAGCAGCGACCGCAGCACCGAGGAACGTCAGGCGCTCGACCCCGAGGCTGTGACCAGCCAGGTCCAGCTCGTGCTGTCGCGCGATCTCGCGCGCGAGATCATCAAGAAGAACAAGCTTGCGGAGCGTCCCGAATTCGATCCGGTGCTGCAAGGCATCTCGCCGCTGAAGTCGCTTGCGGCGCTGGTCGGCATCGGCCGCGATCCGTTCTCGATGACGCCGGAAGAGCGCGTGCTCGACGCTTATTACGATCGTCTCCAAGCCTACGCCGTCGACAAGTCGCGCGTCATCGTGGTCGAATTCCAGTCCGCCGATCCGGACCTCGCCGCGCGCGTCGCCAACTCGATCGCCGACGGCTACCTCGTGCTCCAGCAGAATGCCCGTCAGGACCAGGCCCGCAGCGCGAGCCAGTGGCTCTCGGGCGAAATCGAGAACCTGCGCAAGAAGGTCTCTGACGCCGAAGCCAAGGTCGAGGATTTCCGTTCCAAATCGTCGCTGTTCGTCGGCACCAACAACACCACGCTGTCGAACCAGCAGATGGGCGAGGTCAACACCCAGCTCAACAACGCCCGCTCGATGAAGGCGGACGCTGAATCCAGGGCGCGGCTGATCCGCGAGATGCTCCAGAGCGGCAAGCCGATCGAGGCGTCCGAGGTCGTGAACTCCGAACTGATGCGGCGCCTGTCCGAGCAGCGGGTGACGCTGCGTGCACAGCTCGCAGAACAATCATCCACGCTGCTCGGCAACCATCCGCGGATCAAGGAATTGAAGGCGCAGCTCGGTGACCTCGATGGTCAAATTCGCGACGAGGCGGCCAAGATCTCGCGCTCGCTCGAAAGCGATGCGCGGATCGCCGCCGGCCGGGTCGATGGGCTGACCGCGAGCCTCGAGCAGCTGAAGAAGCAGGCGACCTCGACCAATGGCCAGGATGTCCAGCTGCGTGCGCTCGATCGCGAAGCCAAGGCGCAGCGCGACCTGCTCGAAACCTATCTCGCCAAATATCGCGAGGCCAACACCCGCGAGACCATCGATACCGCGCCGACGGAAGGCCGCATCATCTCGCGCGCCATCGTCTCCAACACGCCAGCCTACCCGAAGAAGCTGCCGATCGTGCTGATCGCGACGCTGGCGACGCTGCTGCTCTCGTCCGGTCTGGTGGTTACCGGCGAACTCCTGCGTCAGACCGCGCCACGCGCCGTTGCCACGCTCACGCCGGCGGTGGTTCGCCAAAAGCCGGCGGTCGAAGAGCCGGTCGCCGATGCGGTCGAGATCGAGCCGGTGCCGCTCCAGCCGGACATGACGGCCAATGCCGATGTCAGCGAATTCGCCGAGATCGGGCAGCTGGCCGAAAGTCTGAAGGCTGCGGGTTCGGCCGCGAAGAAAGTCACGGTGCTCGGCACCGCATCGGGCGACGCCATCACGCTGTCAGCGCTCACGCTCGCCAGGCATCTAGCCCGCGATGCGCGGGTCGTCGTGGTTGATCTCGCGGCATCGTCGCCGGCGATTGCCGCTGTCTCCGTCGATGCCACGTCGCCCGGTCTTGCCGAGTTGATGCAGGGCGAGGCGTCGTTCGCGCAGATCATCACCCGGGACAAGCTCTCGCGGCTGCATCTGGTGATGGCCGGCCGTCCCGGCTTCGACCGCAGCCTGCTGCAGTCGCCGCGGGTGACCCTTGCGATTGACGCCTTGCTGCGTGCCTATGACCACGTGCTGATCGACGCCGGCAGCGCCTCAGACTTGCCCGCTGAACTCCTGACGTCCGGTGCCCGCGCCGTCGTGGTGCCCGATGCGTCGATGGCGCCGGACGCGCGCACGCTGATGTGCGAGCAGCTCAAGGCCGTTGGTTTCAGCGAGGTGACGATGCTGAGCAGGCCGGTGCAGCCGTCGGATGCCGGCGAGCCCACCCCGCGCGTCGTGGCGGCGTGA
- a CDS encoding O-antigen ligase family protein, which translates to MAYAATAGGVNIAAPAAPGVLALQRALVWLVGASGAIVFIEPSPYEIVTLLATVTFFATGLRLRLVLMPLVLLLVLLNVGYTISAIPLFEQSEVVSWIATSWYMAVTVVFFAMVTSEDTAARLDMLRRGLVVGAMIASLAAIAGYFNLVPGGHDLFTLYERARGTFKDPNVLGAFLILPALFALQSVVSDKLAKASRNVIAFGIMSLAILLAFSRAAWGGLVLTSAFMLLLMVLTSRTNAQRSRIIIMAIVAMVLGLALIAVLLSFDSIAEMFKQRASFDQSYDEGRFGRFGRHILGAEMALDLPFGIGPLQFHRFFPEDTHNSYLNAFMSGGWMSGVCYPALVFTTVVMGFRHIFVRVPWQRAYLAVFSAFVGTVGESFVIDTDHWRHFWMMLGAMWGMIAAAQAYRARAGEDASSA; encoded by the coding sequence ATGGCGTATGCGGCGACAGCCGGTGGAGTGAACATAGCCGCACCGGCTGCGCCGGGCGTGCTGGCGCTCCAGCGCGCGCTGGTGTGGCTGGTCGGCGCCTCCGGAGCGATCGTCTTCATCGAGCCGAGCCCCTACGAGATCGTGACACTGCTCGCGACCGTCACCTTCTTCGCCACCGGCCTGCGGCTCAGGCTCGTGTTGATGCCGCTGGTGCTGCTGCTGGTGCTGCTCAATGTCGGCTACACGATCAGCGCGATTCCGCTGTTCGAGCAGTCCGAGGTGGTGAGCTGGATCGCGACCTCCTGGTACATGGCAGTGACCGTGGTGTTCTTCGCGATGGTCACCTCCGAGGATACGGCGGCGCGGCTCGACATGCTGCGCCGAGGCCTCGTGGTCGGCGCAATGATCGCCTCGCTCGCGGCCATCGCCGGCTATTTCAACCTGGTTCCCGGAGGCCACGACCTCTTTACGCTCTACGAGCGCGCGCGCGGCACGTTCAAGGATCCGAACGTGCTCGGCGCCTTCCTGATCCTGCCGGCGCTGTTCGCGCTCCAGAGCGTGGTCTCCGACAAGCTCGCCAAGGCCTCCCGCAACGTCATCGCCTTCGGCATCATGTCGCTGGCGATCCTGCTCGCCTTCTCCCGCGCCGCCTGGGGCGGATTGGTCCTCACATCGGCATTCATGCTGCTGCTGATGGTCTTGACCAGCCGCACCAACGCGCAGCGCTCGCGCATCATCATCATGGCGATCGTCGCGATGGTGCTGGGGCTGGCGCTGATCGCGGTGCTGCTGTCGTTCGATAGCATCGCTGAAATGTTCAAGCAGCGCGCAAGTTTCGACCAGAGCTATGACGAAGGCCGCTTCGGCCGGTTCGGCCGGCATATCCTCGGTGCGGAGATGGCGCTCGACCTGCCGTTCGGCATCGGCCCGCTGCAATTCCATCGCTTCTTCCCCGAAGACACCCACAATTCGTATCTGAACGCCTTCATGTCCGGCGGCTGGATGTCCGGCGTGTGCTATCCCGCGCTGGTCTTCACCACCGTGGTCATGGGCTTCCGCCACATCTTCGTCCGCGTACCCTGGCAGCGTGCTTATCTCGCCGTGTTCTCGGCCTTCGTCGGCACCGTCGGCGAGAGCTTTGTGATCGACACCGACCACTGGCGGCATTTCTGGATGATGCTGGGCGCGATGTGGGGCATGATCGCGGCCGCGCAGGCCTACAGGGCTAGGGCTGGCGAGGACGCTTCTTCAGCTTGA
- a CDS encoding FAD-dependent monooxygenase, translated as MSTRPRKALIIGAGIAGPVAAILLRRAGIESAIYEAWPYSKGIGGGLQIAPNGMQVMDEIGLADELISRGSIAESFDFYSQGGERLGSINRDMARRFGQPAVNVCRATLNEMLIDKAWCSCVSLYFERRLIKIEDRGDQPIIAYFADGTTAEGDFLIGADGVHSIARRQVVPDGPKPFDTGLIGFGGFVPHAVLAGRANDRHVETTFGQSGFFGYGYCSPDPKDGVMWWSTQPAHGMDAAMFRALDAAALKQHLRGFHRGWRDPIPAIIEAAENIVVTDTLDVATLPTWSRKRSLLIGDAAHATSPHAGQGASLALEDAMRLARLMQDGQELGATFQAFEAERRPRAEKIVAMARRNGNNKREFSATGAWLRNQMLKWLLPLGSKSMEFMYAYDARAA; from the coding sequence ATGTCCACCCGTCCGCGCAAGGCCCTGATCATCGGCGCCGGCATCGCCGGGCCCGTTGCCGCAATCCTGCTGCGCCGTGCCGGCATCGAATCCGCGATCTACGAAGCCTGGCCCTATTCCAAGGGCATCGGCGGCGGTCTCCAGATCGCGCCGAACGGCATGCAGGTCATGGACGAGATCGGCTTAGCCGACGAGCTGATCAGCCGCGGCTCGATTGCGGAATCCTTCGACTTCTATTCGCAAGGCGGCGAGCGGCTCGGATCGATCAACCGCGACATGGCGCGGCGCTTCGGCCAGCCCGCGGTCAATGTCTGCCGTGCCACACTGAACGAGATGCTGATCGACAAGGCGTGGTGCTCCTGCGTCTCGCTCTATTTCGAGAGGCGGCTGATCAAGATCGAGGATCGCGGCGACCAGCCGATCATCGCCTATTTCGCCGACGGCACCACCGCGGAGGGCGACTTCCTGATCGGCGCCGACGGCGTGCATTCGATCGCGCGGCGCCAGGTGGTGCCTGACGGGCCAAAGCCCTTCGACACCGGCCTGATCGGGTTCGGCGGCTTCGTGCCGCATGCCGTGCTCGCCGGCCGGGCGAACGACCGCCATGTCGAGACCACGTTCGGCCAGAGCGGCTTCTTCGGCTACGGCTATTGCAGCCCGGATCCGAAGGACGGCGTGATGTGGTGGAGCACGCAGCCTGCGCACGGCATGGATGCCGCGATGTTCCGCGCGCTCGACGCGGCGGCGCTGAAGCAGCATCTGCGCGGCTTCCATCGTGGCTGGCGCGATCCGATTCCTGCCATCATCGAGGCGGCCGAGAACATCGTCGTCACCGACACGCTTGACGTCGCGACCTTGCCGACATGGTCGCGCAAGCGCTCGCTGCTGATCGGCGACGCCGCGCACGCAACGAGCCCGCATGCCGGCCAGGGCGCCTCGCTCGCGCTGGAAGATGCGATGCGGCTGGCGCGGCTGATGCAGGACGGCCAGGAGCTCGGCGCCACCTTCCAGGCCTTCGAGGCCGAGCGCCGCCCGCGCGCCGAGAAGATCGTGGCGATGGCCCGCCGCAACGGCAACAACAAGCGCGAGTTCAGCGCGACCGGAGCCTGGTTGCGCAATCAGATGCTGAAATGGCTGCTGCCGCTGGGCTCGAAGAGCATGGAGTTCATGTACGCGTATGACGCGCGGGCGGCTTAG
- a CDS encoding YdcF family protein: MFFFLSKTLGVALLPINLLVELGIASLILMATRFASFGRKLAVTTLVLWALTAFSPLGNFLLYPLESRFPPWDPSRGAPDGIIVLGGSVDVDLSAAHHTPVVANAADRLIVPAELARRYPNARIVFTGGTANLLPTSGREADYSAPILENSGIAKERLILERESRNTYENAMFTKQLVAPKPGQRWLLVTSAFHMPRSMGIFRKAGFEVEAYPVDWRMGGRDELFSFSNNGASGLIRTDVAVREWIGLVAYRLMGRSDDLLPGPVKD; encoded by the coding sequence CTGTTCTTTTTTCTGTCCAAGACGCTGGGCGTCGCGTTGCTGCCGATCAATTTGCTGGTTGAGCTCGGAATCGCGTCGCTGATCTTGATGGCGACGCGCTTTGCCTCGTTCGGGCGCAAGCTTGCCGTGACCACGCTGGTGCTTTGGGCGCTGACCGCGTTTTCGCCGCTCGGCAATTTTCTGCTCTATCCCCTGGAGTCGCGGTTTCCGCCGTGGGACCCGTCGCGCGGCGCGCCCGACGGCATCATCGTGCTGGGCGGGTCCGTCGATGTCGATCTCTCGGCCGCGCATCACACGCCTGTCGTCGCAAACGCGGCCGATCGCCTGATCGTGCCGGCCGAGCTCGCGCGCCGCTATCCCAATGCGCGCATCGTGTTCACCGGCGGCACTGCGAATTTGCTGCCCACCAGCGGGAGGGAGGCCGATTACTCCGCGCCGATCCTGGAAAACTCCGGCATCGCGAAGGAGCGTCTCATCCTGGAACGCGAGTCGCGCAACACCTATGAAAACGCGATGTTCACAAAGCAGCTGGTGGCGCCGAAACCGGGCCAGCGCTGGCTCCTGGTCACGTCGGCCTTCCACATGCCGCGCTCGATGGGAATCTTTCGCAAGGCCGGATTCGAGGTCGAGGCCTATCCCGTCGACTGGCGGATGGGTGGCCGCGACGAGCTGTTCTCCTTCTCCAATAACGGCGCGTCCGGGCTCATCCGCACCGATGTGGCTGTGCGCGAATGGATCGGCCTTGTGGCCTACCGCCTGATGGGGCGGAGTGACGATTTGCTTCCAGGCCCGGTGAAGGACTAG
- a CDS encoding undecaprenyl-phosphate glucose phosphotransferase yields MEPLNARSMLDAAANAAAKPAEPAFVERRRRLTPAALEVVNQKVARAYSPIVIAGAVRATDFALLSLVGIVLYVGYVMPLSGFSWVYPAEIIAVAIAAVVCFQAADIYQVQLFRGQLRQMTRMISSWSFVFLLFIGVSFFAKFGTEMSRLWLAAFFFLGLAALIAERLVLRSLVRNWARQGRLDRRTIIVGSDRNGEELVEALKQQEDSDIHVLGVFDDRNDSRALDTCAGARKLGKVDDIVEFARRTRVDLVLFALPISAETRILEMLKKLWVLPVDIRLSAHTNKLRFRPRSYSYLGEVPTLDVFEAPITDWDLVMKWLFDRIVGSLALLAALPVMALVALAVKLDSPGPVLFRQKRFGFNNERIDVYKFRSMYHHQADPTASKVVTKNDPRVTRVGRFIRKTSLDELPQLFNVVFSGNLSLVGPRPHAVQGKLQSRLFDEAVDGYFARHRVKPGITGWAQINGWRGEIDNEEKIQKRVEFDLYYIENWSVLFDLYILLKTPTALLTKNENAY; encoded by the coding sequence GTGGAACCGCTCAACGCACGCTCGATGCTCGATGCCGCGGCCAACGCTGCGGCGAAGCCTGCTGAACCGGCTTTTGTCGAACGCCGTCGCCGGCTCACGCCGGCTGCGCTCGAAGTCGTCAACCAGAAAGTCGCCCGCGCCTATTCTCCGATCGTGATCGCCGGCGCCGTGCGCGCCACCGACTTCGCGCTGCTGAGCCTCGTCGGCATCGTTCTCTATGTCGGCTACGTCATGCCGCTCTCCGGCTTCAGCTGGGTTTATCCTGCGGAAATCATCGCGGTTGCGATCGCCGCCGTGGTCTGCTTCCAGGCCGCCGACATCTACCAGGTGCAACTGTTCCGCGGTCAGCTCCGGCAGATGACGCGGATGATCTCGTCCTGGTCGTTCGTCTTCCTGTTGTTCATCGGCGTCTCCTTCTTCGCCAAGTTCGGCACCGAAATGTCGCGGCTCTGGCTTGCCGCCTTCTTCTTCCTCGGCCTCGCCGCGCTGATCGCCGAACGGCTGGTGCTGCGCTCACTGGTGCGCAACTGGGCACGGCAGGGCCGGCTCGACCGCCGCACCATCATCGTCGGCTCCGATCGTAACGGCGAGGAACTGGTCGAGGCGCTGAAGCAGCAGGAGGATTCCGACATCCACGTGCTCGGCGTGTTCGACGACCGCAACGACAGCCGCGCGCTCGACACCTGCGCCGGCGCGCGCAAGCTCGGCAAGGTCGATGACATCGTCGAATTCGCCCGCCGCACCCGCGTCGATCTCGTGCTGTTCGCGCTGCCGATCTCGGCGGAGACGCGGATCCTGGAAATGCTGAAGAAGCTCTGGGTGCTGCCGGTCGACATCCGCCTGTCCGCCCACACCAACAAGCTGCGCTTCCGTCCCCGCTCCTATTCTTATCTCGGCGAGGTGCCGACGCTCGACGTGTTCGAAGCACCGATCACCGACTGGGATCTGGTGATGAAATGGCTGTTCGACCGTATCGTCGGCAGCCTCGCGCTGCTCGCCGCACTCCCGGTGATGGCGCTGGTGGCATTGGCGGTCAAGCTCGACAGTCCTGGCCCCGTATTGTTCCGGCAGAAGCGTTTCGGCTTCAACAATGAGCGCATCGACGTCTACAAATTCCGCTCGATGTATCACCATCAGGCTGATCCGACCGCGTCGAAGGTCGTGACCAAGAACGATCCGCGCGTCACCCGCGTCGGCCGCTTCATTCGCAAAACCAGCCTCGACGAGCTGCCGCAGCTGTTCAACGTGGTCTTCTCCGGCAATCTCTCTCTGGTCGGCCCGCGTCCGCATGCGGTGCAGGGCAAGCTCCAGAGCCGGCTGTTCGACGAGGCCGTCGACGGCTATTTCGCCCGCCACCGCGTCAAGCCCGGCATCACCGGCTGGGCCCAGATCAACGGCTGGCGCGGCGAGATCGACAATGAAGAGAAGATCCAGAAGCGCGTCGAGTTCGATCTCTATTACATCGAGAACTGGTCGGTGCTGTTCGACCTCTACATTCTCCTGAAGACGCCGACCGCGCTGCTGACCAAGAACGAGAACGCGTATTGA
- a CDS encoding MarR family transcriptional regulator, producing MRRSSAQGVLYGQTVANVAGIANSDLECMDILYLEGRVTAGRLAEVTGLTTGAITGVVDRLEKAGLVRRERDETDRRKVYIAVVPETAMKIGQLYVPMQQAMEKVFSTYTDEELRLLLRFANEGYKGVLAATAALKGLLDTPPEKRPDLKLKKRPRQP from the coding sequence ATGCGGCGGTCGTCCGCGCAGGGCGTGCTTTATGGCCAGACCGTTGCGAATGTTGCCGGAATTGCCAATTCCGACCTCGAATGCATGGACATTCTCTATCTCGAGGGGCGGGTGACGGCGGGCCGGCTCGCCGAGGTCACGGGGCTCACGACCGGGGCCATCACCGGCGTGGTGGACCGGCTCGAGAAAGCGGGCCTGGTCCGCCGCGAGCGGGACGAGACCGATCGGCGCAAGGTATACATCGCAGTCGTGCCGGAGACGGCGATGAAGATCGGCCAGCTCTACGTGCCGATGCAGCAGGCGATGGAGAAGGTCTTCAGCACGTACACGGATGAAGAGCTGCGCCTGCTGCTGCGCTTTGCCAATGAGGGCTACAAGGGCGTGCTTGCGGCGACCGCGGCGCTGAAGGGCCTGCTCGACACGCCGCCGGAGAAACGGCCCGATCTCAAGCTGAAGAAGCGTCCTCGCCAGCCCTAG
- a CDS encoding DUF169 domain-containing protein: MQQQSAETIDLAGLVADLNSLLRLKTNVIGMKLFALVADMEAIPKIRRPNAIHTTDQIVSMAARLGWTVGITGDDLVGAQCRAVIGLAPQDDKWLAGENYVGVWHGTAEDARKRQEALDVVPFGRYQALAVSPLASGRLDPPDICLVYATPGQMIILINGLQYTGYKKFEWGVVGETACADSWGRALKTGEPSLSLPCYAERRYGGVPDEEMLMALKPQHLAKAIEGMKALAKNGLRYPIPPYGIQSDVRAGMGVSYAKK; encoded by the coding sequence ATGCAGCAGCAGAGTGCGGAGACGATCGATCTTGCCGGCCTGGTGGCCGATCTCAACAGCCTGTTGCGGCTGAAAACGAATGTGATCGGCATGAAGCTGTTCGCGCTCGTTGCCGACATGGAGGCGATCCCGAAGATCCGGCGGCCGAATGCGATCCACACCACCGACCAGATCGTCAGCATGGCCGCGCGGCTCGGCTGGACCGTCGGCATCACCGGCGACGATCTCGTCGGCGCGCAGTGTCGCGCGGTGATCGGCCTTGCGCCCCAGGACGACAAATGGCTCGCCGGCGAAAACTATGTCGGGGTGTGGCACGGCACGGCCGAGGACGCGCGCAAGCGGCAGGAGGCGCTGGACGTGGTGCCGTTCGGCCGGTATCAGGCGCTCGCGGTGAGCCCGCTGGCCAGCGGCCGGCTCGATCCGCCCGACATCTGCCTGGTCTATGCAACGCCCGGGCAGATGATCATCCTGATCAACGGGCTGCAATATACCGGCTACAAGAAGTTCGAATGGGGCGTGGTCGGCGAAACCGCGTGCGCGGATTCCTGGGGCAGGGCGCTGAAAACCGGCGAACCCAGCCTGTCCTTGCCATGCTATGCCGAACGGCGCTATGGCGGCGTGCCGGACGAAGAGATGCTGATGGCCTTGAAGCCGCAGCATCTCGCCAAGGCGATTGAGGGCATGAAGGCGCTGGCCAAGAACGGCCTGCGCTATCCGATCCCGCCCTACGGCATTCAAAGCGACGTCCGTGCCGGCATGGGCGTGAGTTACGCGAAAAAGTAA